GGTCCGGCTGACTGCGCATCAGTAGGCCACCTACGCAACGAGAAAGAGCAGGACCATATCGGCCCTACCCTTCGATCTACGCGGTATCGAATACAAGCGGAAGTTGCGGACTTCCCTGTGATAAATTGGCAAATCGAAACCGTACTGCGTTCCACCTCTACTGAGGCGATTGCCACCAGGTTGAGCATAAGCATTGACGTAACTGGCATTCTGGCCCATCATCGGGGCAAAGGAGCGACAGACGATGCCCTCTGAAACTTTGTTCGAAGCCTACCCGAGTCTTTATAGTCGAATCGAAAAAGTAGCGCCCACCATGAACGGGCAATTCCACTGTGAACCGTTAATAAACGGATACATCCCCATTCTCACTATAGAGATTCCCGAAGGTCTGCATGTTGAGTTTGCGCAATCACCAGTCAGCACCCGCCATGTCATTGCCCGTCGTAAATTCAACGGAAAGCGCAAGACGGATTGGACGCTGGAGCTTCGAGATGGAACGTGGCAAGGCCCGAAGGGTGATCTTTTGAGCGACGAAGACATAAAGACATGTCTTACTTACGATGGTATTGAGCCTGCTTTTTTCTGATTAGGTGCATTAGAAGAGGAAAACAAGCGTATACGATACGTCAACGGGCACACGGTGCTTGAGCGGCCTCTTTCACGTATCCTATGCCCGCTTACCGCCACCGGGCTTCAACGGCGACCGCCGAGATTCCTTGTACTTTTCGTGTGGCCTCGGGTCTGGTTCAAAGTGGTCGCCCTCTATGGCCCGCTTGCCGCCGACCATCTTGCCGCACTCACAGCGGAGCTTTCCATCCAGCAAATCGAGCGTTCCTTTACCGTGAGCCTCCGCAGCTTCTTTCTGGCTACGTTCGGTAAGCGGCCCGTAGCAAGGGTCTTTCGGGCGAGACGTAAAAGCCCGTAGCACCCCAGACGAGATTCTGCGTCCCTTATAAGGCGTCCTACCCATCTTCTTTTTCATACGACATCGTACACCTGCATATCCCCGTGCTGCTCCCACTGCTCCACACTGGAGCCGTCCACCGTCGTAGACCACGCCTATCCCCGTCTCAAGGGAGAACCGGTCTCACGAACAGAAGAGCAGCACATCAAACTTATGGCGGGCTGATTCTTCCCCCACCAGAAATCCCATCCAACCCTGACCGATACTCCTGCCATCCTGCCGGAAGAGCATCACGCGCCCGGCAGGCCCTCGTGGAGATCGGCGGCTTCCGGAGAGTCAGCAGATAACGCGACTTTCCAACTTCATTGTGATCCGGCGGTAACGATCATGCTCAATGAATTAAAGGCAAACGTATCATGTCCGAAGAAGTACCCTTTGCAAGTCGGCCAGATTGGGCCGGGGTGCTTCCTATATATAGATCTGCTAATGTCCAGTATCAGATGTAGTGTGGGAGCACGGATGGATATCGAAACTGGCGAGGAGACATCGCACTACCGTCACTCGACACTTCGCGAGAGGATCGTCGAGCATGTGTTCGTCGGCGAAGCGTTGCGGTGGCTGTGGTTGCATCGCGTGACGAATGTTGAGGTGCTGCGCTCCGAGTTCGACGCAGGAGGATACGACCTGGTGTTGAGTCAGGGCAGGATCGTCAGGCACATTCAATTCAAGACCTCAATGGCCGGTGCCAAGGTGGCCAGTATTAAGGCAAGCCTCAAGCTCATGGACAAGCCCAGCGGCTGCATTATCTGGATCGTAGTCACTCCAGAGTTGAAACTCGATTCCTACCGCTGGCTGGGTGGCCCTCCAGGTTACCCGCTGCCCGACATCCGGGACATGAGAGTCGCCAAACATACGAAGGCAAACGCAAAAGGCAAAAAGGCCGAACGGCCAGATCAGCGGATTATCCCTCGTAGTAGATTCGTTTCACTTGGCTCGCTCGACGAAGTGTTGGAGCGGCTATTCGGACCGTTGACATAAGCCAGCTTGCCGGTAGTTTGAGTATTTGAAGTTCCTACTGAGGAAGAGATGCCGTTCGCGGCCCACGCCGAGAGTACAGGGGAAGAAAATCATCCAACAGCCGTCTCCACCCTACGAATCGGGGTGCTCGGTGAGTCGCAAGCGGCGTTCTTCAAGTTGCAGTCGGGAGCGTTCCAGTTCCTCTACAATCATCGCTTCCTTCGGAAGCACCGTCGGATATTCTGTAGCGAGCACTTTGTTGGGCAAGTTGTCGAGGGCATATCGAGCTTCGGCTGTGCCCTTTCCCGCGCAGAGGATGAGACCCACAGGAGGATTTTCTCCTTCCTTCAGCCGGTGCTTGCGGGCATAATTCAAATAAAGGTGCATCTGTCAGGCGTCGGCATAGATGAATTTATCTATACCGACGCGAATATAAAAAGGATGAGTTCTGAGAGATCCTGGAATCGGACGCGAACGACTAGCCATCAAGCGCAACAATCCATACCCCATTTAGCCGTTGTAATCGCGCCGCTCGGTGCTCAAATGTGACGTCGTACTGGCCGTCTGGTAAATCTTTAGGCTCCTCGTGAATAGTAAAGTTAGCGTACTTGGATTGATTAGTTCCGGGCAGTGAGACTTTTTCGGCTCGGACGGTACAGTCAGCATCCCTGCCCATACCTCTCAACCGGCCTGACAGCATGACGTTTTCTCGATGCGATGGCATGAACCCCCCTTACGGATTGGACAACCTGAGCAGTGTAGCTGGAAATCGATCAAGGTATTTGACATGCCAATATCAATAGCATGACACGCCATTAGCTAGGTTAGAACTCCACGTCCGCGCCACGGCATCACCGAAATGTTTGGCCGCTCCCACAGGGACAGTCAACGTTTCGGTCAGGCCTGGGGGTCTTCATCCATGAAGAACAGGACGGTCATTCAGTGGGACAAAGAGGACTGTGCCGACATACACATCATCAAGGTCGATCTGCTTGGTGCGGGTATGATAGCTTTTCTCTCCGATTGCGTAAATTGGGTTTCCCGAGTTTTATGGAGACAGAATCGACCTCGCGCAGTTGCCCGAAGACGATGAGGTATATTCGAGCCGCAATCAGGGAGGGAACGCCCTCCCTCTACTTAAAGCGCATTCTGGAGTTAGTAAAGGTACTGTTGGAACCCGACGAACATATCCCGAATCTCGGGAGGCGCACCCAATTCAAGAATCGCGTCGGAGATGGCATTGTAGCGAAGGATCAAGAGCGGGGAGAGCTTGTCCTGGTCTAGTTCTTCCACGCCCTCGGTCACATATTGAGAGAGTACGAAGTCGAGGAATGTCTGCTGCTTTTCCGGGAACGTCGCTTGAATCGAGGGTCGAGCACGGTCGGCTCGCTCCTGTCGCGTCGCACGGGGCAAAGCGAATGCGATGTAGGCGAGCACGTCATACAAATCTGATTGTTCAGCGGCGAGCGACCGCTGGATCTCCGCAAGCTGTGTTCGATCAAAGCCCTTTCCCTCAAGGCTTCTCAGCAGAGCGCGGCGCGTGTCGGGTTTGCTCCAGATTTTGCGGAGTTCATCTTCATCCTTGAAGAACTCAGGCAGGGTGCCGAACAGCGATTCGAGGAATTGATTGGCAGAGATGGGTCTACCGTCCGCACTCCAGAAGCTCGTTGCGGTCATGTGCTGAATCTCGCGGGCCTTGCCATCTGCCAGCCGAATGACTAAGCGCTCACGACGCGGCACAGGGTCATCTTCGCCCTCAGGTTGTTCTCCGTCCGGGGGAGGAACTGGTGGCTGTGGCAGTCGCGGCTCTGGGTCTGGTTCAGGGTCAAGCGGTTCACCATCCCACTCGGGATCGTTGAACAGATGATGGGCACGAACGAAGTCATAGATGGTGAAGAAGTTCTTACCGTCGAAAAGCCGAGTGCCACGCCCGATGATCTGTTTGAACTCGATCATGGAGTTCACAGGGCGGAGCAGGACGATGTTGCGCACGTTGCGGGCATCGACGCCGGTGGAGAGCTTTTGTGATGTCGTCAGGATCGTAGGGATGGTCTTCTCGTTGTCCTGGAACTCGCGGAGATACTGGTCGCCGAGAGCGCCATCGTTGGCTGTCACGCGACAGCAGTACATCGGGTCGGTGCTCGTCTTCTTCTGGTTGATGAGGTCGCGGATGGCGGCAGCGTGGAGCTGCGTGGCGCAGAAGACGATGGTCTTTTCCCGCTGATCGATCCGTTCCATGAGCACAGAGACACGCTTCTCCTCGCGTTCCTTGATCTCGATGATGCGGTTGAAATCGGACTCAGTGTAGCGACGGCCTTCCTCTACTTCGCCTTCAACGATGGTGTCATCCGGTGTATAGACATAGTCGTCAAGCGTGGTGGATACCTGCACGACTTTGAAGGGTGTTAGAAACCCGTCGTTGATGCCTTCCTTCAGGGAGTAGATATAAACCGGCTCTCCGAAGTAGGCGTAGGTGTCTACGTTATCCCGGCGCTTGGGAGTGGCTGTGAGGCCAAGCTGGACTGCCGGGGCAAAGTAATCGAGGATGCTACGCCAGTTCGACTCGTCATTCGCGCCTCCGCGATGGCACTCGTCGATGATAATGAAGTCGAAGAAGTCGGGTGGGTACTGGCCGAAGTAAGGCGCTGGCTGGCTATCCGGGCCGGTGCCGGACATGAAGGTCTGGAAGATCGTAAAGAAGATGCTTGCATTCGTGGGGACTTTGCCAGACTTGCGAATCGAGTCCGGTGCGATACGGATGCGGGCATCGTCGGCAAACGAAGAGAACGAGTTGTAGGCTTGGTCGGCAAGGATGTTACGGTCGGCGAGGAAGAGAATGCGGGGCCGACGGGTAGGCTGGTGCGAGAGATTCCACTTCGCATGAAAGAGCTTCCATGCAATTTGGAAGGCAATGGCGGTTTTGCCGGTGCCGGTGGCAAGAGTCAGCAGTATGCGCTGGCGCTCATCTGCAATCGCCTCAAGGACACGCTGGATGGCGGTGTCCTGATAGTAGCGAACGTCCCATGAGCCGGAGCGGTCCTCGAAGGGAACCTGAGAGAAGCGTTCGCGCCATGCATTCGGCACGGCAAAGGTTGCGGCCCACAACTCATCCGGCGTGGGGAAGTGGTCTACCAGACCCTCGGAGGTCGTGATGGCAACCGGGCCGTCGGGTTCTTCTATGCTGGCGGGCTCCTGAACGGGCGTAGCGCCCAAGTCCATGCGGTAGATCTTGTGGCCGTTCGTCGCATACGCAAACCGGACAGCCATCTTCCCGGCGTAGTGCTTAGCCTGGGCGACTCCCTCGGCTTCTGAGAGGTCTTCGCGCTTGGCCTCGATGACGGCGAGCTTGCGGTTTTGGTAAACGAGGATGTAGTCGGCTGTATCGGGATCGGTGCGTCTTCCGGCCCCGATCAAGCGTCCCTGGGTGATCTTGAACTCGCGCAGAACCCGTGAGCCAGCCACCACACCCCACCCGGCGGCGCGGAGCGCGGGGTCAATCAGTTCGGCTCGGGTTTCAGATTCGTTGCGCATGGATGGAAGTAGTTTACAAGCCACCAGAAAAGGCGCTGCTGAGGACTGCCTGTTTCAGCTCGTCAAGGGCTTCGAGCTTCCTCTTGTAGACCATCTCTAGGCGCTCTGTTTCGATTTTCAATTCGTCAAGCTTTGTGGCCATGTGTTTCTGTTTGGTAAGGCTCAGCATCGGGACTGAAAAGTCGCGAAGGACTGATAGGGAAACCGTCTTTTGTGCGGTGCCAGTTGCTCGTTCGCGAGCTTGTCTCGAAAGTTGAGGGGAAAGGACCAGGTAATACAGCCAAGAGGTACTAACGTCTGGCTTGGGTCTAATGAGGCCAATGTGTCGCTGGAAGCAAAACTCGACATCGTCCTCGACCTTGACGGGTATTCCGAATGAGCCTGTCACCGTATAGAGAAGATCACCTCTACGTGGTCTCCTGTTTGGCTTCAATCCCTGAAAATAGTCGCGTGAGACAAAATAGGTATCCGAAAAATCTAAAACGCGGGATTGCTTATCAATATTTGAGATTGTGACAAAGGGTACCCCCTCTTTGCTTTTCGGAGGTGGCATATGATCGCCATCAGTTATGTCGGTAGCCAAGTCTGACATTTTTGTCGTTGTTGTCGCATTCCAGATTTCCGCGAACATGGTAGACAGATTTCCCAGAAACAGATCCCTGGTGTTTCTTAGAGATTGTTCTGAATTAGCTCGGGCTGTAGCAATGGCTTCAAGGGATTCATCGATGATGGCTATGATGCGCTGCTGTTCCGGTTTTGGCGGAAGTGGAATGTGGGCTGCTTTGAGATCCCTTAGGATGATTCTCTTGATAGCTGTACCGGTCATTTGACCAGTGATTTGTCCGAGACCTTGCGGACTTTGTAAATAGTAAGAAAGAAATTCGGGCATCAACACGGTAGGATCAGTTTTTATCAGCGCGACACTGGACAGAAGGCTGAAAGGCTCTGCAATTGTGTTGAGCGTCACATTCCCAGTATTCGCACCGTCTTTTGTGAGCAGCACATCGCCGACTTCGGGTGTGCACCGTGGGTAAATCTGGTCATGAAAGTCTTGGCTCACATACGAGACATTTGAAAGATCTATGAAGTTATTTCGTATGTTCTTCGATGTAACGTACAAGTATCGTCGTGGGCCGCCCACGCTGAATTGTTCCTTCGGAGAGTTGTGGGCGCCGTCTTGAATCTTTAGACAGACATCGTTGAGGGGGACTTGTCGCCACTGAAGGCGGTTTAGTTGCTTAGTCATTTTGACTGTCCCGTTCCTCGATCCACTCCTCTAACTTATGTTGCAACTCCTCTTTGCTAGGCAGGTAAAGCTGATACTCGCGGGCGTGGATGTTCGCATCCTTCGGAAGAGTGATCTCGACCAAGGCGGTGTTCTTCTTCTTGCAGAGGACGATGCCGATGGTGTGGTTCTCCGCATCCGCCTTCACGAAGCGGTCGAAGTAGTTAACGTACATCTGCATCTGGCCGAGGTCCTGGTGGGTCAGCTTACCGATCTTGAGGTCGATTAGCACATAGCAACGCAGGAGCCGGTTATAGAGCACAAGGTCTACGAAGAAGTGCTCTTCATCGTAGGTGAACCGCTTCTGCCGCGCCTCGAAGAGGAAGCCTTTACCCAGCTCCAGCAGGAAGTTTTCGATGTGGGTGACGATGGCTGATTCCAGCGCGGACTCAGAGTAGCTGGCCTTTTCCTGTAGACCAAGGAACTCAAGAACGTAGGGCTCTTTGAGCAGGTCTTGCGGCTTTGCGACGTGTTGACCCTTGCGTGCAAGCTCCCGGATCGAATCCTTGTCCCTGCTCAGAGCGAGGCGCTCGTAGAGACCGGCATTGAATTGGCGCTTCAACTCCCGCAGCGTCCATCCCTGCTGGGTAGCCTCAATCTCATAGAAGCTGCGCTCGGCCTCTTTCAGACCCATGAGGAAGACGTAATGCGACCAGCTCAGTGTAAAGGCGGGCTGCGGTTGAGTGCCGGGATCGAGCGATTGTCCAGACAGCGTCTGGACGATTGGGGATACTGGCAATTCCCCAGACAATGTCTGGGGAATTGCTCCCCCTTTGAATTGTCCAGACGGTGTCTGGACAATTCGTGACACCCGATCCGGGTAGGCAACGTAAAACTGGCGCATCGACGCAAGGTTAGTTCGTGAAAACCCCGCGCCGAACTCCGCCGTCAGACGGGCAGCAAGCTCGTTGAGGAGTTCCTTTCCGTATTCGGCACGGTCAGCACCGTGCTGCTCCTGCTCAAAGATGCGGCGGCCAATCTGGTAGTTGGTATGAACCTGTAGCAGGTCAACGCCACGGGCGATGGTCTGACGGGCCGACAGGACGAGCGCACGGATGTCCTCATACAGTGGAACTGGCTTCTTGAGTTTGCTCATAGCAGACCTCGGATACCCTGGAGGATTTCTGCGCTTTCGAGGTCGAGGGCGGCGATCTCGTCCAGTATCTCCTGCGGGGAGCGATGCACGATCTCATCATTGCCGTTTGGGTTCTTTACGGAGAGGTCGAAGGTCTTTTTGTCGATGCCGCTTACGTCAATCGACCATGACTGCGCTGAGTCAGCGAACGTTGCCTGCTGGGTGATGAAGTCAGCGAGGTCGGCATCGTTTAGCGGATTCGTCTTACCTAGATTGCGACCGGGGCTCAGTTGGTAGAACCAAACCTTGCGCGTTGCAGAGCCTTTGGTGAAGAACAGCACAACCGTCTTCACACCTGCGCCCTGGAAGGTACCGCCGGGGCAGTCGAGGATTGTGTGCAGGTCACACGACTCCAGGAGGAGCTTGCGGAGCGAGACACTCGCATTATCCGTGTTTGAGAGGAACGTGTTCTTAATGACGATGCCAGCGCGTCCACCGGCACGGAGCTTGCGAATGAAATGCTGAAGGAAGAGAAACGCAGTCTCGGATGTCTTGATGGGGAAGTTCTGCTGAACTTCGGTGCGCTCACGACCGCCAAAAGGCGGGTTTGCGAGGATGACATCATGCCGATCCTTCTCCTGGATGTCGTTATTGTTCAGCTCCAGCGTATTCGTATGGATGATGTTGGGAGCTTCGATGCCGTGGAGGATCATGTTCATCAGCCCGATTACATAGGCGAGAGGCTTCTTCTCCTGGCCGTAAAAGGTGCTGGTCTGAAGCTTTTTGCGGTTGGCGACGTTCTTTGCCTCCTGATTGAGCCGCTCGAAAGATTCGCAAAGGAAGCCAGCCGAACCGAGAGCTCCGTCGTAGATCGTTTCGCCGATTCGCGGTTTGACGACGGAGAGCATGGCGCGGATGAGCGGGCGCGGAGTGTAATACTCGCCGCCGTTCCGTCCAGCGTTACCCATGGAGCGAATCTTGGCCTCATAGAGGTCAGAGAGCTCATGCTTCTCGGTCTGCGAATTGAAGCGAAGGGTATCGACTAGTTCGATGACTTCGCGGAGATTGTAGCCGGACTGAAACTTGTTCTTGAGTTCCCCGAAGATCTCGCCGACCTTGTACTCAATAGTGTCGGGACGATCTGCGCGCTGTTTGAAACCCTTCAGGTAGGGGAAGAGCTTCTGGTCAACGAAGTCCCGAAGGTCGTCGCCGATTAGGGCGCTGTTGTGGTCAAGAGTGCCGCTTGCATTGAGGGGCGTGGCCCATGTATGCCAGCGGTAGGGTTTTTCAAGTAAAAACGTGTGCGGCTGGCCGTGCAATTCGGCAATCTGTGCGCGATCCTGTTCGAGGGCGTCAAGGTATTTGAGAAAAAGCAGCCATGAGGTCTGCTCAATGTAATCAAGTTCAGACGACACACCGGCATCTTTGCGGAGGATGTCGTCGATCTTTTTAAAAGCCTGTTCAAACATTCTGGGGATACCTTTTCTGCGGGTCTCTCTATAGGATAAGCGACCGCTGGCAAAGGGATGGGGCTCACCCTATCGACGAGCTCTATCTCATGGAAAACTGCCTCCTGCGCCGCCGACAACTGGGCTTATGAGGCGGTATCCACTGGAACGTACTGACGAGGTCGGAAGCTCGAAATCGTCAGAGCTTTCCAAGCTGGTAGCCTCTGACTTCACCACCTTCGCGCCATCCGCTGGAACGGGAAAAATGAATTTTGGGCTGTCCCCCCACGGTCCAGCCCATGCTCCGCTTGGTGAAAGTTTGTCGCATTTTTGTCGCAAATACCGCCGATTGATGCGGTTTTTCCGATTTTCCCGACTCGTAACGCCTTTACCGTCTATTACTTAGCGTTTGATCGGCTCCATGTATGGAGTGTGTAATCGATGATCTCTGAGAGATCCGTCTCGGCATCGTTGGAGCAACGAATCACGCGCTCTTCTCTTCCTTCTCCCGCGAGAACCGTGAGATGCGTTCGAATATCCTACCGATGACATCTCCCTCAGCAACCCCGCTGTTGGCCCCGGACAGCACGGCAGACCGGAGCGCCTCGACCTTGGCCTGGTGGATTTCTTCCTTCACCTTCAATGCCTGCAATCCTGCGCGGATCACCTCGCTGGCATTAGCATACGAGCCCGTTCCAATCTGGGATGCAATATACT
This is a stretch of genomic DNA from Granulicella sp. WH15. It encodes these proteins:
- a CDS encoding PDDEXK nuclease domain-containing protein, with product MHLYLNYARKHRLKEGENPPVGLILCAGKGTAEARYALDNLPNKVLATEYPTVLPKEAMIVEELERSRLQLEERRLRLTEHPDS
- a CDS encoding type I restriction endonuclease subunit R, with translation MRNESETRAELIDPALRAAGWGVVAGSRVLREFKITQGRLIGAGRRTDPDTADYILVYQNRKLAVIEAKREDLSEAEGVAQAKHYAGKMAVRFAYATNGHKIYRMDLGATPVQEPASIEEPDGPVAITTSEGLVDHFPTPDELWAATFAVPNAWRERFSQVPFEDRSGSWDVRYYQDTAIQRVLEAIADERQRILLTLATGTGKTAIAFQIAWKLFHAKWNLSHQPTRRPRILFLADRNILADQAYNSFSSFADDARIRIAPDSIRKSGKVPTNASIFFTIFQTFMSGTGPDSQPAPYFGQYPPDFFDFIIIDECHRGGANDESNWRSILDYFAPAVQLGLTATPKRRDNVDTYAYFGEPVYIYSLKEGINDGFLTPFKVVQVSTTLDDYVYTPDDTIVEGEVEEGRRYTESDFNRIIEIKEREEKRVSVLMERIDQREKTIVFCATQLHAAAIRDLINQKKTSTDPMYCCRVTANDGALGDQYLREFQDNEKTIPTILTTSQKLSTGVDARNVRNIVLLRPVNSMIEFKQIIGRGTRLFDGKNFFTIYDFVRAHHLFNDPEWDGEPLDPEPDPEPRLPQPPVPPPDGEQPEGEDDPVPRRERLVIRLADGKAREIQHMTATSFWSADGRPISANQFLESLFGTLPEFFKDEDELRKIWSKPDTRRALLRSLEGKGFDRTQLAEIQRSLAAEQSDLYDVLAYIAFALPRATRQERADRARPSIQATFPEKQQTFLDFVLSQYVTEGVEELDQDKLSPLLILRYNAISDAILELGAPPEIRDMFVGFQQYLY
- a CDS encoding restriction endonuclease subunit S, which encodes MTKQLNRLQWRQVPLNDVCLKIQDGAHNSPKEQFSVGGPRRYLYVTSKNIRNNFIDLSNVSYVSQDFHDQIYPRCTPEVGDVLLTKDGANTGNVTLNTIAEPFSLLSSVALIKTDPTVLMPEFLSYYLQSPQGLGQITGQMTGTAIKRIILRDLKAAHIPLPPKPEQQRIIAIIDESLEAIATARANSEQSLRNTRDLFLGNLSTMFAEIWNATTTTKMSDLATDITDGDHMPPPKSKEGVPFVTISNIDKQSRVLDFSDTYFVSRDYFQGLKPNRRPRRGDLLYTVTGSFGIPVKVEDDVEFCFQRHIGLIRPKPDVSTSWLYYLVLSPQLSRQARERATGTAQKTVSLSVLRDFSVPMLSLTKQKHMATKLDELKIETERLEMVYKRKLEALDELKQAVLSSAFSGGL
- a CDS encoding PDDEXK nuclease domain-containing protein; translation: MSKLKKPVPLYEDIRALVLSARQTIARGVDLLQVHTNYQIGRRIFEQEQHGADRAEYGKELLNELAARLTAEFGAGFSRTNLASMRQFYVAYPDRVSRIVQTPSGQFKGGAIPQTLSGELPVSPIVQTLSGQSLDPGTQPQPAFTLSWSHYVFLMGLKEAERSFYEIEATQQGWTLRELKRQFNAGLYERLALSRDKDSIRELARKGQHVAKPQDLLKEPYVLEFLGLQEKASYSESALESAIVTHIENFLLELGKGFLFEARQKRFTYDEEHFFVDLVLYNRLLRCYVLIDLKIGKLTHQDLGQMQMYVNYFDRFVKADAENHTIGIVLCKKKNTALVEITLPKDANIHAREYQLYLPSKEELQHKLEEWIEERDSQND
- a CDS encoding N-6 DNA methylase — protein: MFEQAFKKIDDILRKDAGVSSELDYIEQTSWLLFLKYLDALEQDRAQIAELHGQPHTFLLEKPYRWHTWATPLNASGTLDHNSALIGDDLRDFVDQKLFPYLKGFKQRADRPDTIEYKVGEIFGELKNKFQSGYNLREVIELVDTLRFNSQTEKHELSDLYEAKIRSMGNAGRNGGEYYTPRPLIRAMLSVVKPRIGETIYDGALGSAGFLCESFERLNQEAKNVANRKKLQTSTFYGQEKKPLAYVIGLMNMILHGIEAPNIIHTNTLELNNNDIQEKDRHDVILANPPFGGRERTEVQQNFPIKTSETAFLFLQHFIRKLRAGGRAGIVIKNTFLSNTDNASVSLRKLLLESCDLHTILDCPGGTFQGAGVKTVVLFFTKGSATRKVWFYQLSPGRNLGKTNPLNDADLADFITQQATFADSAQSWSIDVSGIDKKTFDLSVKNPNGNDEIVHRSPQEILDEIAALDLESAEILQGIRGLL
- a CDS encoding type II toxin-antitoxin system ParD family antitoxin yields the protein MASQIGTGSYANASEVIRAGLQALKVKEEIHQAKVEALRSAVLSGANSGVAEGDVIGRIFERISRFSREKEEKSA